In Candidatus Tanganyikabacteria bacterium, a genomic segment contains:
- a CDS encoding RNA-binding transcriptional accessory protein yields MIQAIARELSLSPEQVAKVVDLLDAGNTIPFLARYRKEASGGLDEVALREVQAALARHRKLAERRAEIERSLAEQGVLTADLKARIREADKLAVLEDLYLPFRPKRRTRATMARDRGLEPLFELLRRPPEASPEQAAARFVDPAKEVPDVAAALAGARDILAEQAAEDPEVRGRARHLALGQGVLVAARAPKADDPQGKYAQYYAFSEAVNRIQPHRVLACDRGEAENVLKVGVELPDDRLLVVMRERFGVRSPRWREEVEAALADGYKRLLRPAIEREVRVALTERAQAHATGVFAANVKALLLQPPLRGKVVMGIDPGFRTGCKVVVVDATGKPLFDGIAIYPHEPQKQWAQALQTIRDLIARHCVAVVAIGNGTASRETEVLVAEAIAGTPVKYALVSEAGASVYSASEVAREEFPHLDATQRGTLSIARRLQDPLAELVKIDPQAIGVGLYQHDLDQKALAAALDAVVEDAVNHAGVDLNTASWPLLTRVAGVGKKVAREIVGHREAAGAFRSRADLRKVKGLGDRTFEQCAGFLRVPGGAEPLDNTAIHPESYPATRTLLGRLGLDPRRPDPAALRRADPAKMAPELGIGVPTLRDILANLEKPGRDPREDLPAPHLRHDVLKLADLKPGMRLTGTVRNVVDFGAFVDIGVKNDGLVHVSELAERFVKNPLEVVSVGDVIEVEVLGVDEARQRLSLSRKRALGGGSG; encoded by the coding sequence ATGATCCAGGCAATCGCCCGCGAACTCTCGCTGTCCCCCGAGCAGGTGGCCAAGGTCGTCGACCTGCTCGACGCGGGCAACACGATCCCCTTCCTGGCGCGCTACCGGAAGGAGGCGTCGGGCGGCCTCGACGAAGTGGCGCTGCGGGAGGTGCAGGCGGCGCTCGCCCGGCATCGCAAGCTCGCGGAGCGGCGTGCCGAAATCGAGCGATCTCTGGCCGAACAGGGCGTCCTGACCGCCGACCTGAAGGCGCGTATCCGCGAAGCCGACAAGCTCGCGGTGCTCGAGGACCTCTACCTGCCCTTTCGTCCCAAGCGCCGCACCCGCGCCACCATGGCCCGAGACCGCGGGCTGGAGCCGCTATTCGAGCTGCTCCGGCGGCCGCCCGAAGCGTCGCCCGAGCAGGCGGCGGCTCGCTTCGTGGATCCGGCCAAGGAAGTGCCGGATGTCGCCGCGGCCCTCGCCGGCGCCCGGGACATCCTGGCCGAGCAGGCGGCCGAGGATCCGGAAGTCCGGGGCCGCGCCAGGCACCTGGCGCTCGGGCAGGGCGTCCTGGTGGCGGCCAGGGCACCCAAGGCGGACGATCCCCAGGGGAAGTACGCGCAGTACTACGCCTTCTCGGAAGCGGTGAATCGCATCCAGCCGCACCGCGTCCTGGCCTGCGACCGCGGCGAGGCCGAGAACGTCCTGAAGGTGGGCGTCGAGCTGCCCGACGATCGGCTGCTCGTCGTCATGCGCGAGCGATTCGGGGTGCGCAGCCCGCGCTGGCGCGAGGAGGTCGAGGCGGCGCTGGCCGACGGTTACAAGCGCCTGCTCCGGCCGGCGATCGAGCGCGAGGTCCGCGTGGCCCTCACCGAGCGGGCGCAGGCCCACGCCACCGGGGTCTTCGCGGCAAACGTCAAGGCGTTGCTGCTCCAGCCGCCGCTGCGCGGCAAGGTGGTCATGGGCATCGACCCGGGATTTCGCACCGGCTGCAAGGTCGTCGTCGTGGACGCGACCGGCAAGCCTCTCTTCGACGGGATCGCGATCTACCCCCACGAGCCGCAGAAGCAGTGGGCGCAGGCGCTCCAGACGATCCGGGATCTGATCGCCCGGCACTGCGTGGCGGTCGTGGCGATCGGCAACGGCACGGCCAGCCGCGAGACCGAGGTTCTGGTGGCCGAGGCGATCGCCGGCACGCCGGTCAAGTACGCGCTGGTGTCGGAAGCCGGCGCGAGCGTCTATTCGGCCTCCGAGGTCGCCCGCGAGGAGTTCCCGCACCTCGACGCGACCCAAAGGGGCACGCTGTCGATCGCCCGCCGCCTGCAGGATCCGCTGGCCGAACTGGTCAAGATCGATCCGCAGGCCATCGGCGTCGGCCTCTACCAGCACGACCTGGACCAGAAGGCCCTGGCCGCCGCCCTGGACGCGGTCGTGGAAGACGCGGTCAACCACGCGGGCGTCGATCTCAACACGGCATCCTGGCCCCTCCTGACGCGGGTGGCGGGGGTCGGCAAGAAGGTGGCGCGGGAAATAGTCGGCCACCGCGAGGCCGCGGGCGCCTTCCGCTCCCGCGCCGACCTCCGCAAGGTCAAGGGCCTCGGGGACAGGACCTTCGAGCAATGCGCGGGTTTCCTGCGCGTCCCGGGCGGCGCCGAACCGCTTGACAACACCGCGATCCATCCCGAATCGTACCCCGCGACCCGCACCCTCCTCGGGAGGCTGGGCCTGGATCCGCGGCGGCCCGACCCAGCGGCGCTCCGCCGCGCCGACCCCGCGAAAATGGCTCCGGAGCTGGGTATCGGCGTCCCGACCCTGCGCGACATCCTGGCCAACCTGGAAAAGCCGGGCCGCGACCCCCGGGAGGATCTGCCGGCCCCTCACCTGCGCCACGACGTCTTGAAACTCGCGGATCTCAAGCCCGGGATGCGCCTGACCGGCACCGTCCGCAACGTCGTGGATTTCGGCGCCTTCGTGGATATCGGCGTGAAGAACGACGGCCTGGTCCACGTCTCCGAACTGGCGGAGCGCTTCGTCAAGAACCCCCTGGAGGTCGTCTCGGTCGGCGACGTCATCGAGGTCGAGGTGCTAGGGGTGGACGAAGCCCGACAACGCTTGTCGCTGAGCCGCAAGCGCGCCCTGGGCGGCGGATCGGGCTGA
- a CDS encoding type II toxin-antitoxin system prevent-host-death family antitoxin has product MREVGAYEAKTHLPRLLEDVRKGETIVITKHGVPVAHLVPPPASRRRTIAELQRDMEALRREVGPIGIPIRDLIEEGRRY; this is encoded by the coding sequence ATGCGGGAAGTGGGGGCCTACGAGGCCAAGACGCACCTTCCCAGGTTGCTCGAAGACGTTCGCAAGGGCGAGACCATCGTCATCACCAAGCACGGCGTTCCGGTCGCCCATCTGGTGCCGCCGCCGGCCAGCCGGCGCCGGACCATCGCGGAGCTGCAGCGAGACATGGAGGCGTTGCGCAGAGAAGTCGGCCCCATCGGAATTCCCATCCGGGACTTGATCGAGGAAGGGCGCCGCTACTGA
- a CDS encoding type II toxin-antitoxin system VapC family toxin — protein MPFVIDASTVLAWTFLDEASERARAIVERLEDDTAEAPAVWPVEVANALLVAERRGRLSHSEMVSAGAAVSELAVKVEGAHFPDVLQSTLAVARRHALSAYDASYLELASRRNLPLATLDRRLETAARAAGIALL, from the coding sequence ATGCCGTTCGTGATCGACGCGTCGACGGTGCTGGCCTGGACGTTCCTCGACGAGGCGAGCGAGCGGGCGAGGGCGATCGTGGAGCGCCTGGAAGACGACACTGCCGAGGCGCCGGCGGTCTGGCCGGTCGAGGTCGCCAATGCCCTGCTGGTCGCGGAGCGCCGCGGGCGCCTGTCTCACTCCGAGATGGTGAGCGCCGGCGCCGCCGTCTCCGAACTCGCGGTGAAGGTCGAAGGGGCCCACTTCCCGGACGTTCTCCAGTCCACCCTGGCGGTGGCCCGCCGGCATGCGCTGTCCGCCTACGACGCCTCCTACCTGGAACTCGCCTCCCGCCGCAATCTTCCCCTGGCGACGCTGGATCGCCGCCTCGAGACCGCCGCCCGGGCTGCCGGCATCGCCCTGCTGTAG
- a CDS encoding GIY-YIG nuclease family protein: MTFSREPCVYILASRRNGTLYVGVTANLPGRIWEHRNGVAESFTKRHGVRNLVWYERHDSMLAAIGREKALKEWRRSWKIALIEQMNPDWKDLSGDL; encoded by the coding sequence ATGACATTCAGCCGAGAGCCCTGCGTCTACATCCTGGCGAGCCGCCGGAACGGGACGCTCTACGTCGGCGTGACCGCGAATCTGCCCGGGCGCATCTGGGAGCACAGGAACGGGGTCGCCGAGAGCTTCACGAAGAGGCATGGCGTGCGCAACCTGGTCTGGTACGAGCGCCATGACTCGATGCTCGCCGCGATCGGGCGGGAGAAGGCCCTGAAGGAGTGGCGGCGGAGCTGGAAGATCGCTCTCATCGAGCAGATGAACCCTGATTGGAAGGACCTATCAGGCGACCTCTAG
- the hemE gene encoding uroporphyrinogen decarboxylase → MVAAARREPVTRAPVWIMRQAGRYLPEYRAIREKHGFMEMCKTPELAAEVSHQPIERLGVDAAIIFSDILIPLEAMGLPVEFTEKGPKLAQPIRSVADVVGLRIPEPAEDMPFVAEAIRILGQRLAGKVPIIGFSGAPFTLASYAVDGGGSKDYAQSKKLMVTEPKAFGLLLDKLAETIARSLEAQVKAGASLVQIFDSWGGVLSESAYREFALPATRKAVEMTRTRTGVPIIYYLGGGPHLLTPSVRTGADVLSVDWRLDLGKVLDRHGKKVAVQGNLDPTLLYADPARIRAEVAKIRASVAGRPGHIWNLGHGILPDIPVEHARAFVEAARGD, encoded by the coding sequence ATGGTCGCCGCCGCGCGGCGCGAGCCTGTTACGAGGGCGCCGGTCTGGATCATGCGGCAGGCCGGCCGCTACTTGCCCGAGTACCGGGCCATCCGTGAGAAGCACGGCTTCATGGAGATGTGCAAGACGCCGGAGCTGGCGGCGGAGGTCAGCCACCAGCCGATCGAACGCCTCGGCGTGGACGCGGCGATCATCTTCTCCGACATCCTGATCCCGCTCGAGGCCATGGGCTTGCCGGTGGAGTTCACGGAGAAAGGCCCCAAGCTAGCCCAGCCCATCCGGAGCGTGGCCGACGTGGTGGGCCTGCGCATCCCGGAGCCGGCCGAGGACATGCCCTTCGTGGCCGAGGCCATCCGCATCCTGGGCCAGCGCCTGGCTGGCAAGGTGCCCATCATCGGCTTCTCGGGCGCCCCCTTCACCCTTGCCTCGTACGCGGTGGATGGCGGCGGCAGCAAGGATTACGCCCAGTCCAAGAAGCTCATGGTGACCGAGCCCAAGGCCTTTGGCCTGCTGCTCGACAAGCTCGCCGAGACCATCGCCCGCTCGCTCGAAGCCCAGGTCAAGGCCGGCGCCAGCCTCGTGCAGATCTTCGACTCGTGGGGCGGCGTCCTGTCCGAGAGCGCCTACCGGGAGTTCGCGCTGCCGGCCACCCGCAAGGCCGTCGAGATGACGCGGACCCGCACAGGCGTGCCCATCATCTACTACCTGGGCGGCGGTCCGCACCTGCTGACCCCGAGCGTCCGCACCGGCGCGGACGTGCTGTCGGTGGACTGGCGGCTGGATCTGGGCAAGGTGCTCGATCGCCACGGCAAGAAGGTGGCGGTGCAGGGCAACCTCGACCCCACGCTGCTTTACGCCGATCCGGCGCGCATCCGCGCCGAGGTGGCGAAGATCCGGGCGAGCGTGGCCGGCCGGCCAGGCCACATCTGGAACCTGGGCCACGGCATCCTGCCGGACATCCCGGTGGAGCATGCCCGGGCCTTCGTCGAGGCGGCGCGTGGCGACTGA
- the hemN gene encoding oxygen-independent coproporphyrinogen III oxidase: MPGPSSRRRVATEFTVPRDLVWKYDVPGPRYTSYPTVPEWSAEYAAGDAIASLQANAAQRRGVPLSLYVHVPFCTKLCYYCGCNIHLTRDDALVERYLDAVATELALVAEHVDGARRIVQIHWGGGTPTHLNPRQIERLFGILTGRFGLAADAEISLEVHPNVTTPDHMRTLASLGFNRISMGVQDFDPTVQQAIHRIQPFELTRDLVDLARELKFQSVNLDLMYGLPHQTAPRFADTLEKVGRIRPDRVALFNYAHLPSVYPHQKAFKELPTRDQKLDLFELAIAYFTGQGYQYIGMDHFALPENELSRARADRTLRRNFMGYTTCADSDLLSLGMSAISDLDGAFYQNERKLPGYFEALDAGRLPVIRGMDVSPDDKLRREVIYTLACHGWLDKEAVAARHGIAFDTHFAPELADLRPLAQDGLVALEPGHIQVLPRGQVLIRNVCMVFDAYLRNKPEKARTFSRTV, encoded by the coding sequence ATGCCCGGGCCTTCGTCGAGGCGGCGCGTGGCGACTGAGTTCACCGTCCCGCGGGACCTGGTCTGGAAGTACGACGTCCCGGGCCCGCGCTACACCAGCTATCCCACGGTACCCGAGTGGTCGGCCGAGTACGCCGCCGGGGACGCGATCGCCTCGCTGCAGGCCAACGCCGCCCAGCGCCGGGGCGTGCCGCTCTCGCTGTACGTGCACGTGCCGTTCTGCACCAAGCTCTGCTACTACTGCGGCTGCAACATCCACCTGACTCGCGACGACGCCCTGGTCGAGCGCTACCTCGACGCCGTCGCGACCGAACTGGCGCTGGTGGCCGAACACGTGGACGGGGCCCGGCGGATCGTGCAGATCCACTGGGGCGGCGGGACGCCCACGCACCTGAACCCGCGCCAGATCGAGCGGCTATTCGGGATCCTCACCGGGCGCTTCGGGCTGGCCGCGGATGCCGAGATCTCGCTGGAAGTCCATCCCAACGTCACCACTCCGGACCACATGCGCACCCTGGCGAGCCTGGGCTTCAACCGCATCAGCATGGGCGTGCAGGATTTCGATCCGACCGTCCAGCAGGCCATTCACCGCATCCAGCCCTTCGAACTGACCCGCGATCTGGTGGATCTGGCTCGGGAACTCAAGTTCCAGAGCGTCAACCTCGACCTGATGTACGGCCTGCCGCACCAGACCGCGCCGCGCTTCGCGGACACTCTCGAGAAAGTCGGTCGCATCCGGCCGGATCGCGTGGCGCTGTTCAACTACGCGCACCTCCCGAGCGTCTACCCGCACCAGAAGGCCTTCAAGGAACTGCCGACCCGCGACCAGAAGCTCGACCTGTTCGAACTCGCGATCGCCTACTTCACCGGCCAGGGCTACCAGTACATCGGGATGGACCACTTCGCCCTGCCCGAGAACGAACTGTCCCGCGCCCGCGCCGACCGCACGCTGCGCCGCAACTTCATGGGCTACACGACCTGCGCCGACAGCGACCTCCTGTCGCTGGGCATGTCGGCCATCAGCGACCTGGATGGCGCGTTCTACCAGAACGAGCGGAAGCTCCCCGGCTACTTCGAAGCGCTGGACGCCGGCCGCCTGCCGGTGATCCGCGGCATGGACGTGTCGCCGGACGATAAGCTGCGCCGCGAGGTGATCTACACGCTGGCCTGCCACGGCTGGCTCGACAAGGAGGCCGTGGCGGCGCGGCACGGCATCGCGTTCGACACCCACTTCGCCCCCGAACTGGCCGATCTCCGGCCGCTCGCCCAGGACGGCCTGGTGGCGCTTGAACCCGGCCACATCCAGGTGCTGCCGCGAGGCCAGGTGCTCATCCGCAATGTCTGCATGGTCTTCGACGCCTACCTCCGCAACAAGCCCGAGAAGGCCCGCA